A window of Argopecten irradians isolate NY chromosome 1, Ai_NY, whole genome shotgun sequence contains these coding sequences:
- the LOC138314916 gene encoding LOW QUALITY PROTEIN: myb-like protein X (The sequence of the model RefSeq protein was modified relative to this genomic sequence to represent the inferred CDS: deleted 2 bases in 1 codon): MDTENQLNLPGESPDEKEKLESTQDLGGDKGNPEAGKDNSVTATSNVKAVKKKKIAFQAPNTVSTTTNNVDVVDKSEKIKEKKPKKSKQPAQEKNADSVEKPKDEKIKEKKPKKNKEQKENLDGGKDEKPAKKKKPKQPGEKQKDAESKELKPKKIKKSITKKTESEAKEFDSNLKDLENVEKDSMKECNDASDSQALEIEPVSTICNKNDIAKDSEEQEQKEVQKKENVKEPAKSLTDEEWEHIFQSAIDHVMNTPLDQLKQEDEEMVVSETTAMEDEVPEEECDTMDVEDGPPVVRDVTVSNDKPSVSPVLILENSLDHNVPIVDQQIRMLECAEVQELNENTPEGSELEFNGEEEKKHQRTPVVQIKKAVKKADRSSAAKVLAPRQLQFPKPIKNTETQRKKKEKKNDKTEKSKTVDVVKKKEKKKGFPENNQKITDYLPKSKKQLLMEREIEETGTWVQCSNTTCQKWRFLGDINDPTEIDEKWTCKMNTDATYNSCDKKEQDYDESEHFYNQISEGSIVWARMVGYPWWPAMVEIDPDTSYFEQYQKTMFPSNHYHVVYLDNKVSRAWVKASAILPFHRGGEDLNKNLFLTKKSKGPNFKKEVDAARVNALTALELPTKERLKQFSFSARYKGKWAEEESSISKVKKHYRVKLTPKKSKNKPKKPKECSVGKSVENQDLEMYMLDSTMVDEMLSEEPDSILKGIEDVLDSLGSDVLSDDNDGDYVPTNSEREVFTESTETKTEASPSKKSKDMKRQNTSKHEEKPVLKKPKKHKSADETKKGSGDKKEKVKKSKRKDGNSNDSLVKKSLESLEIKTEVCNVSGTVTCDKNDKEENMTNSTTITTIEFDSDIFTMELDEGESDGNAKEAKKSKSSAKGSVPVTPDRKELQEAKPYKKKSKKSLFAVPEVIPTNITPEENSKNSSDEKLAQKDNFPAKHDVLENTLLATSETSEEIPKEENENCVKIDDTKISEQTVNKSSKKKACSKKVSFSAPATVPAEPKVMPVQNKAHHMSCSDEQTVPDVQTQESEHEDEFSLDLPVCEQKHEVQEINVMAVSTLPVAVDIEDAYDSDPFDLMEE; encoded by the exons AATGCTGATTCAGTGGAAAAACCTAAAGATGAGAAGATTAAAGAAAAGAAACCTAAGAAAAATAAGGAACAAAAG GAAAATCTGGATGGTGGTAAGGATGAAAAACCAGCAAAGAAAAAGAAGCCTAAGCAACCTGGAGAGAAACAG AAAGATGCTGAATCAAAAGAATTGAAGCCTAAAAAGATCAAGAAATCAATTACAAAAAAGACAGAAAGTGAAGCAAAGGAGTTTGATTCAAATTTGAAAGATCTTGAAAATGTGGAAAAAGATTCAATGAAGGAATGTAATGATGCTTCTGATTCTCAAGCTCTTGAAATT gAACCAGTTTCAACTATCTGCAATAAAAATGACATTGCTAAAGATAGTGAAGAGCAAGAACAAAAGGAAGTACAG aaaaaagaaaatgtcaaGGAACCAGCGAAATCATTGACAGACGAAGAATGGGAACACATATTTCAATCTGCTATTGACCATGTCATGAATACTCCTCTGGACCAGT TAAAGCAAGAAGATGAAGAAATGGTAGTAAGTGAAACCACTGCAATGGAGGATGAGGTTCCGGAGGAGGAATGTGACACTATGGATGTAGAGGATGGTCCTCCAGTAGTCCGGGATGTCACAGTCAGTAATGATAAACCTAGCGTTAGTCCAGTACTGATCCTGGAGAACTCACTGGACCATAATGTTCCTATTGTGGATCAACAGATACG AATGTTGGAGTGTGCAGAAGTACAGGAACTGAATGAGAATACCCCAGAGGGAAGTGAATTAGAGTTTAATGGTGAGGAGGAAAAGAAACACCAGCGCACACCAGTTGTCCAAATAAAGAAAGCTGTAAAGAAAGCTGATAGGAGCAGTGCTGCCAAAGTTCTAGCACCAAGACAACTACAGTTTCCAAAGCCAATAA aaaatactgaaacacaaagaaaaaagaaggaaaagaagaatgacaaaacagaaaaaagtaaGACTGTTGATGTagtaaagaaaaaagaaaagaaaaaaggttTTCCGGAGAATAATCAAAAGATTACAGACTATCTTCCAAAGAGTAAAAAACAGTTGCTCATGGAAAGAGAAATTGAAGAAACAG gAACTTGGGTACAATGTTCGAATACTACCTGCCAAAAATGGAGATTTCTAGGAGACATCAATGACCCAACCGAAATTGATGAAAAGTGGACATGTAAAATGAACACTG ACGCAActtacaacagctgtgataAGAAAGAACAGGATTATGATGAATCGGAACATTTCTACAACCAAATA TCTGAGGGCAGTATTGTTTGGGCCAGGATGGTCGGCTATCCTTG GTGGCCAGCAATGGTTGAGATCGATCCAGACACATCCTATTTCGAGCAGTATCAGAAAACCATGTTTCCTAGTAA TCACTACCATGTGGTATATTTAGACAACAAAGTATCCCGAGCCTGGGTGAAAGCCTCAGCCATTCTTCCTTTCCATCGAGGAGGCGAGGACCTAAACAAAAACCTCTTCTTGACAAAG AAATCTAAAGGACCAAATTTCAAGAAAGAAGTTGATGCTGCAAGAGTAAATGCATTGACAGCCCTTGAGCTTCCGACAAAG GAGAGACTGAAGCAGTTCAGTTTTAGTGCTCGCTATAAAGGCAAATGGGCAGAGGAGGAGTCTTCAATCAGTAAAG TGAAAAAACATTACAGAGTGAAATTGACTCCAAAGAAAAGCAAGAACAAACCAAAGAAACCTAAAGAGTGTTCAGTTGGAAAATCTGTGGAAAATCAAGACCTGGAAATGTACATGTTGGACTCAACAATGGTAGATGAAATGCTATCGGAGGAGCCTGACTCTATCCTGAAGGGAATAGAAGATGTATTAGACTCCCTCGGCAGTGACGTGTTAAGTGATGATAATG ATGGAGATTATGTCCCTACAAACTCTGAACGTGAAGTGTTTACAGAATCTACAGAGACAAAGACGGAAGCTTCTCCATCAAAGAAATCTAAAG ATATGAAAAGGCAAAACACAAGCAAGCATGAAGAAAAACCAGTTTTAAAGAAACCAAAAAAACATAAGTCTGCAGATGAAACCAAGAAAGGTTCTGGGGACAAGAAAGAAAAGGTAAAGAAAAGCAAGAGAAAAGATGGGAATTCAAATGATTCTCTCGTGAAAAAGTCACTAGAATCATTAGAAATAAAAACCGAAGTTTGTAATGTTTCAGGCACAGTTACATGTGACAAAAACGACAAAGaagaaaatatgacaaattctACCACTATCACAACAATTGAATTTGACAGTGATATTTTTACAATGGAGCTAGACGAAGGAGAGTCGGATGGTAATGCTAAGGAAGCAAAGAAAAGTAAATCAAGTGCAAAAGGTAGTGTACCTGTCACGCCAGATAGAAAAGAATTACAAGAAGCAAAACCATACAAAAAGAAATCAAAGAAAAGTCTTTTTGCCGTTCCAGAGGTGATTCCAACTAATATCACACCCGAGGAAAATTCTAAAAACAGTTCTGATGAAAAACTTGCTCAAAAGGATAATTTCCCAGCAAAGCATGATGTGTTAGAAAACACACTATTAGCTACTTCAGAAACATCAGAGGAAATTCCAAAAGaggaaaatgaaaattgtgtgaAAATTGATGACACAAAAATTTCAGAACAAACCGTGAATAAGTCCTCAAAAAAGAAAGCGTGTTCCAAAAAGGTATCTTTTTCAGCACCTGCTACGGTGCCAGCAGAACCAAAGGTGATGCCTGTTCAAAATAAAGCTCACCACATGTCATGTAGTGACGAACAGACCGTGCCTGATGTGCAGACTCAAGAATCAGAGCATGAAGATGAATTCTCGTTAGATTTACCTGTATGTGAGCAAAAGCATGAGGTACAAGAAATCAATGTCATGGCAGTATCAACACTACCTGTGGCAGTAGATATAGAGGACGCTTATGATTCTGACCCGTTTGATTTGATGGAAGAATAA